One Halomonas sp. M4R1S46 genomic window carries:
- a CDS encoding YcjX family protein, with protein MRQPLTRELHDLLERGRDRQLRLAVTGLSRSGKTAFLTSLVNQLRHAGLEARLDLLPAARDGRLLGARRVEQHDLGVPRFPFDRAMSALDDRPPRWPEPTRGISELRLVLRYRPRRPGLMGGETRRLTLDLFDYPGEWLLDLPLLGHDYPSWCRSQTGHGDAREALFADWQREVATLDPAQEVDEGRLAEIAERYAAGLRAAREAGFSDLQPGRFLLPGELEGAPVLQFFPLPGIADADPAQLAQLPPESLYATLARRFRHYQQHIVRPFYRDHFRHFDRQIVLVDILGALNAGPERFEDLSRALGRLMQSFDYGRRSLLSRLFAPRIDRLAIAATKADHVTPEQHPRMTGLIETLLAEPLKDLHFANVPVRALSLAAIRATEAREVHHQGQRQPALRGITLAGEEALLFPGEVPSRLPDADFWARQGFTFTAFRPLPRDAGALPHIRMDAALDWLIGDKLQ; from the coding sequence ATGCGCCAACCCCTGACACGGGAACTGCACGACCTGCTGGAGCGCGGCCGGGACCGCCAGCTGCGCCTGGCGGTGACCGGCCTGTCGCGCTCGGGCAAGACCGCCTTCCTCACCTCGCTGGTCAACCAGCTGCGCCATGCCGGCCTCGAGGCCCGCCTGGACCTGCTGCCGGCGGCCCGGGACGGCCGCCTGCTCGGGGCCCGGCGTGTCGAGCAGCACGACCTCGGCGTGCCCCGTTTCCCCTTCGACCGGGCCATGTCGGCCCTGGACGACCGCCCGCCCCGCTGGCCCGAGCCCACCCGGGGCATCAGCGAGCTGCGCCTGGTACTGCGCTACCGGCCACGGCGGCCCGGGCTGATGGGCGGCGAGACCCGCCGCCTGACCCTGGACCTGTTCGACTATCCCGGCGAGTGGCTGCTCGACCTGCCGCTGCTGGGCCACGACTACCCGAGCTGGTGCCGATCCCAGACCGGCCATGGCGACGCCCGTGAGGCCCTCTTCGCCGACTGGCAGCGGGAGGTGGCGACCCTGGACCCGGCCCAGGAGGTCGACGAGGGCCGCCTGGCCGAGATCGCCGAGCGCTATGCCGCGGGGCTCAGGGCGGCCCGGGAGGCCGGCTTCTCGGACCTCCAGCCGGGCCGCTTCCTGCTGCCCGGCGAGCTCGAGGGGGCCCCGGTACTGCAGTTCTTCCCCCTGCCGGGCATCGCCGACGCCGATCCCGCGCAGCTGGCCCAGCTGCCGCCGGAGAGTCTCTATGCCACCCTGGCGCGACGCTTCCGCCACTACCAGCAGCATATCGTGCGGCCCTTCTACCGGGACCACTTCCGCCACTTCGACCGCCAGATCGTCCTGGTGGATATCCTCGGCGCGCTGAATGCCGGCCCGGAACGCTTCGAGGACCTGTCCCGAGCGCTGGGCCGGCTGATGCAGAGCTTCGACTATGGCCGGCGCAGCCTGCTGTCGCGGCTGTTCGCTCCGCGCATCGACCGCCTGGCCATCGCCGCCACCAAGGCGGATCATGTCACCCCGGAGCAGCACCCGCGGATGACCGGGCTGATCGAGACCCTGCTGGCCGAGCCGCTCAAGGACCTGCACTTCGCCAACGTGCCGGTGCGCGCCCTGTCGCTGGCCGCCATCCGCGCCACCGAGGCCCGCGAGGTCCATCACCAGGGCCAGCGGCAGCCGGCCCTGCGCGGGATCACCCTGGCGGGCGAGGAGGCCCTGCTGTTTCCCGGCGAGGTGCCGAGCCGCCTGCCCGACGCCGACTTCTGGGCCCGCCAGGGCTTCACCTTCACCGCCTTCCGCCCGTTGCCCCGGGACGCTGGCGCCCTGCCGCACATCCGCATGGACGCCGCCCTGGACTGGCTGATCGGAGACAAGCTGCAATGA
- a CDS encoding NAD-dependent succinate-semialdehyde dehydrogenase, with translation MNAESELLIDKAYVAGHWRDAERRFPVTDPATGEVLAEVPDLTAEDARAAVAAAEAAWPAWRRQTAKQRAALLRGWFERIMAHQDALARLMTREQGKPLAESRGEVAYGASFVEFYAEEAKRVAGETLPSHGADKRILVFREPIGVVAAITPWNFPLAMITRKCAPALAAGCPVVIKPAEATPLTALALAKLAEDAGFPAGVINVVTASRPAEIGEVLTTDPRVRKVSFTGSTAVGKRLLTQCAGTVKKASMELGGNAPFIVFDDADLDAAVEGAVASKFRNSGQTCVCTNRLLVQAGVYEAFLDKLAARVAELQVGNGLDEGVVQGPLINHAAVDKVRDHIADALAKGGRLVCGGEPHALGGTFFQPTVIGEVTDTMRVASEETFGPLAPVFRFERDEDAVAMANATEFGLAAYFYARDYRRIWRVMEGLEYGMVAVNEGILSTELAPFGGVKESGLGREGSHHGLDEYTELKYVCVGGL, from the coding sequence ATGAACGCCGAATCCGAGCTGTTGATCGACAAGGCCTATGTCGCCGGCCACTGGCGCGACGCCGAGCGCCGCTTCCCTGTCACCGACCCGGCCACCGGCGAGGTCCTGGCCGAGGTCCCCGACCTCACCGCCGAGGATGCCCGGGCGGCCGTGGCCGCCGCCGAGGCCGCCTGGCCGGCCTGGCGTCGTCAGACGGCCAAGCAGCGCGCCGCCCTGCTGCGCGGCTGGTTCGAGCGCATCATGGCCCACCAGGACGCCCTGGCGCGGCTGATGACCCGCGAGCAGGGCAAGCCCCTGGCCGAGTCCCGGGGCGAGGTGGCCTACGGCGCCAGCTTCGTCGAGTTCTACGCCGAGGAAGCCAAGCGCGTGGCGGGCGAGACCCTGCCCAGTCACGGCGCCGACAAGCGCATCCTGGTGTTCCGCGAGCCGATCGGGGTGGTCGCGGCCATCACCCCCTGGAACTTCCCCCTGGCGATGATCACCCGCAAGTGCGCCCCGGCGCTGGCCGCCGGCTGCCCGGTGGTGATCAAGCCGGCCGAGGCCACGCCACTGACCGCCCTGGCGCTGGCCAAGCTGGCCGAGGACGCCGGCTTCCCCGCCGGGGTCATCAACGTGGTGACGGCCTCGCGCCCCGCCGAGATCGGCGAGGTGCTGACCACCGACCCGCGGGTGCGCAAGGTTTCCTTCACCGGCTCCACCGCAGTGGGCAAGCGGCTGCTGACCCAGTGCGCCGGCACCGTCAAGAAGGCCTCCATGGAGCTCGGCGGCAACGCGCCCTTCATCGTCTTCGATGATGCCGATCTGGACGCCGCGGTGGAAGGCGCCGTGGCCTCGAAGTTCCGCAATTCCGGCCAGACCTGCGTGTGCACCAACCGCCTGCTGGTCCAGGCCGGCGTCTACGAGGCCTTCCTCGACAAGCTGGCGGCCCGGGTGGCCGAGCTCCAGGTGGGCAACGGTCTCGACGAGGGCGTGGTCCAGGGCCCGCTGATCAACCACGCGGCCGTGGACAAGGTCCGCGACCATATCGCCGATGCCCTGGCCAAGGGCGGACGCCTGGTCTGCGGCGGCGAGCCCCACGCCCTGGGCGGAACCTTCTTCCAGCCCACGGTGATCGGCGAGGTGACCGACACCATGCGGGTCGCCAGCGAGGAGACCTTCGGCCCGCTGGCCCCGGTGTTCCGCTTCGAGCGGGACGAGGACGCCGTGGCCATGGCCAATGCCACCGAATTCGGCCTGGCCGCCTACTTCTATGCCCGGGACTACCGGCGCATCTGGCGGGTCATGGAGGGCCTGGAATACGGCATGGTGGCGGTGAACGAAGGCATCCTCTCCACCGAACTCGCGCCGTTCGGCGGCGTCAAGGAATCGGGCCTGGGTCGTGAGGGATCGCACCACGGTCTGGACGAGTACACTGAACTAAAATACGTCTGTGTCGGCGGCCTGTAA
- a CDS encoding universal stress protein, with translation MFRSILVPIDGSPHARKALSLACQLARHQEVFLLLLHIPEALPHNPPLVWGVGTQAVEASREERSRQAQQMVEKAAEEARDLGAPHVEMLIRQGDPTRTILEVAKDRDVDAILMGSRGLSDLRGLLTGSVSHKVSHAAECSVITVH, from the coding sequence ATGTTCCGCTCCATCCTGGTCCCCATCGATGGCTCCCCCCACGCGCGCAAGGCCCTCTCGCTGGCCTGCCAGCTGGCACGCCACCAGGAGGTCTTCCTGCTGCTGCTGCACATCCCCGAGGCCCTGCCCCACAACCCGCCGCTGGTCTGGGGCGTGGGGACCCAGGCGGTCGAGGCCTCGCGGGAGGAGCGGTCCCGCCAGGCGCAGCAGATGGTCGAGAAGGCCGCCGAGGAGGCACGCGACCTGGGTGCGCCCCATGTCGAGATGCTGATCCGTCAGGGCGACCCCACCCGCACTATCCTCGAGGTGGCCAAGGACCGGGACGTCGATGCCATCCTCATGGGCAGCCGCGGGCTGAGTGACCTGCGCGGGTTGCTCACCGGCAGCGTCTCCCACAAGGTCAGCCATGCCGCCGAGTGCAGCGTGATCACCGTGCACTGA
- a CDS encoding ion channel: MYLLKRISTALMRGIADMGWGLLGLLLIAYLLLAYAGLSVTGEQALVASPTAFLYYMIVTVSTVGYGDASPVTPAGQLMVALFIIPAGVGLFATLLGKASASVISQFTRRLYGEQSIMQQDHIVIVGFNAYTESLVAQVREEAREGQLLALCVDEAAPAKNPFLEQGVEYFRAASLSDETLYERASVKDAALVVVDVEDDSETNLVCMHLAAIVAERCIITAYVKNQMVGRLLETHCPKVNVIPSLHQKMLVKAAIDPGSEEVLRQLVDVDQAQTQYSTRLDGVTGPLRVDRLAGRLRARCRAALIAIRQAGELHPTLNPDDDALVHPGDEVFYIAGRRIGVTEMAEHLAGGEPDAP; encoded by the coding sequence ATGTACCTACTCAAACGGATCAGCACGGCCCTGATGCGCGGCATCGCCGACATGGGCTGGGGGCTGCTCGGGCTGTTGCTGATCGCCTACCTGCTGCTCGCCTACGCGGGCCTGTCAGTCACCGGCGAGCAGGCGCTGGTCGCCTCCCCCACGGCCTTCCTCTACTACATGATCGTGACGGTCTCCACCGTGGGCTACGGCGACGCCTCGCCGGTGACCCCGGCCGGGCAGCTGATGGTCGCGCTCTTCATCATCCCGGCCGGGGTCGGGCTATTCGCTACCCTGCTCGGCAAGGCCTCGGCCTCCGTCATCTCCCAGTTCACCAGGCGCCTCTACGGAGAGCAATCGATCATGCAGCAGGATCACATCGTCATCGTCGGCTTCAACGCCTATACCGAATCGCTGGTCGCGCAGGTCCGTGAAGAGGCCCGGGAAGGGCAGCTGCTGGCGCTCTGCGTGGACGAGGCCGCGCCGGCCAAGAACCCCTTCCTCGAACAGGGGGTAGAGTACTTCCGGGCCGCCAGCCTGAGCGACGAGACCCTCTACGAGCGGGCCTCGGTCAAGGATGCCGCCCTGGTGGTGGTCGACGTGGAGGACGACAGCGAGACCAACCTGGTGTGCATGCACCTGGCGGCCATCGTCGCCGAGCGCTGCATCATCACTGCCTACGTGAAGAACCAGATGGTGGGGCGCCTGCTCGAGACCCATTGCCCCAAGGTCAACGTGATTCCCTCGCTCCACCAGAAGATGCTGGTGAAGGCCGCGATCGATCCGGGCAGCGAGGAGGTGCTGCGCCAGCTGGTCGATGTCGACCAGGCGCAGACCCAGTATTCGACCCGGCTCGACGGCGTGACGGGTCCGCTGCGGGTCGACCGGCTGGCCGGTCGGCTGCGCGCGCGCTGTCGTGCTGCGTTGATCGCCATTCGTCAGGCGGGGGAGCTGCATCCGACCCTGAACCCCGACGACGATGCCCTGGTGCACCCGGGGGACGAGGTCTTCTACATCGCGGGACGGCGCATCGGCGTGACGGAAATGGCCGAGCACCTGGCCGGCGGGGAGCCGGACGCGCCCTGA
- the gabT gene encoding 4-aminobutyrate--2-oxoglutarate transaminase, with protein sequence MTNAQLNELKQRYVASGAASPATQFADRAENALIWDADGNRIIDFAGGIGVLNIGHRHPKVVQAVKDQLDRVMHTCQTVMPYEGYVKVAEKLSQVTPVRGHAKVMLANSGAEALENAVKVARAATGKNNVICFDGGYHGRTFMTMAMNGKVAPYATDFGSMPGNVFRAPYPVPYHGVSEDEALRGLKMALKTDANPRDTAAIVLEPVLGEGGFYPAPASFLKAIRELCDEHGMLMIVDEVQSGFGRTGKMFAIEHSGVEPDIIAMAKSMADGMPISAVVGTDKHMDASGGNSLGGTYTGSPVSCAATLAVLEVFEQEGILEKSQALGDKLAQRFATWQRDFTCVDNARNMGAMAAIDLVADKANHTPDADLAGALCKKAREKGLILLSCGLYGNTIRFLMPITIEDEILEEGLAIIEESLEELVGSKSAASA encoded by the coding sequence ATGACCAACGCCCAACTCAACGAGCTCAAGCAGCGCTATGTCGCCAGCGGCGCCGCGAGCCCGGCCACCCAGTTTGCCGACCGAGCCGAGAATGCCCTGATCTGGGATGCCGACGGCAATCGCATCATCGACTTCGCCGGCGGCATCGGGGTGCTCAACATCGGCCATCGCCATCCCAAGGTGGTCCAGGCGGTCAAGGACCAGCTCGACCGCGTGATGCACACCTGCCAGACGGTGATGCCCTACGAGGGCTACGTGAAGGTGGCCGAGAAGCTCAGTCAGGTCACCCCGGTGCGCGGCCATGCCAAGGTGATGCTGGCCAACTCCGGGGCCGAGGCCCTGGAGAACGCGGTCAAGGTCGCCCGCGCGGCCACCGGCAAGAACAACGTCATCTGCTTCGACGGCGGCTACCACGGCCGAACCTTCATGACCATGGCCATGAACGGCAAGGTCGCCCCCTACGCCACCGACTTCGGCAGCATGCCGGGCAACGTCTTCCGCGCGCCCTACCCGGTGCCCTACCACGGCGTCAGCGAGGACGAGGCGCTGCGCGGCCTGAAGATGGCCCTGAAGACCGATGCCAACCCCAGGGACACCGCGGCGATCGTGCTCGAGCCGGTGCTCGGCGAGGGCGGCTTCTACCCGGCGCCGGCCAGCTTCCTCAAGGCGATCCGCGAGCTCTGCGACGAGCACGGCATGCTGATGATCGTCGACGAGGTGCAGTCCGGCTTCGGGCGCACCGGCAAGATGTTCGCCATCGAGCACAGCGGCGTGGAACCGGACATCATCGCCATGGCCAAGAGCATGGCCGACGGCATGCCGATCTCCGCCGTGGTGGGCACCGACAAGCACATGGATGCCTCCGGCGGCAACTCGCTGGGCGGCACCTACACCGGCAGCCCGGTCTCCTGTGCCGCCACCCTGGCGGTTCTCGAGGTCTTCGAGCAGGAAGGCATCCTCGAGAAGAGCCAGGCACTGGGCGACAAGCTGGCCCAGCGCTTCGCGACGTGGCAGCGGGACTTCACCTGCGTCGACAATGCCCGCAACATGGGCGCCATGGCGGCCATCGACCTGGTCGCCGACAAGGCCAACCACACCCCGGATGCGGACCTGGCCGGCGCCCTGTGCAAGAAGGCCCGCGAGAAGGGGCTGATCCTGCTGTCCTGCGGACTCTACGGCAACACCATCCGCTTCCTGATGCCGATCACCATCGAGGACGAGATCCTCGAGGAAGGCCTGGCCATCATCGAGGAGTCCCTCGAGGAACTGGTGGGCAGCAAGAGCGCCGCCAGCGCCTGA
- a CDS encoding DUF924 family protein, with protein MAGRQAKTVLDFWFGALAPGQWFRKDPELDAEIARRFAATLAAARRGEFWAWRRSPRGRLAEVLVLDQFSRHIHRDTGEAFAADPMALVLAQEAVARGDDAELSVHERAFLYMPYMHSESLVIHEEALHLFDQPGLEDSLRFAHRHREILSRFGRYPHRNAMLGRPSTPEELAFLERPGSSF; from the coding sequence ATGGCCGGCAGGCAGGCAAAGACGGTACTCGACTTCTGGTTCGGCGCGCTCGCCCCGGGCCAGTGGTTCCGCAAGGACCCCGAACTCGATGCCGAGATCGCCCGGCGCTTCGCCGCCACCCTGGCGGCGGCACGCCGGGGGGAGTTCTGGGCGTGGCGCCGCTCGCCCCGCGGTCGGCTGGCCGAGGTGCTCGTCCTCGACCAGTTCTCGCGCCATATCCATCGCGATACCGGCGAGGCCTTCGCCGCCGATCCAATGGCCCTGGTGCTGGCCCAGGAAGCGGTGGCCCGGGGCGACGATGCCGAACTCTCCGTCCACGAGCGGGCCTTCCTCTATATGCCCTACATGCACAGTGAATCGCTGGTCATCCACGAGGAGGCGCTACACCTGTTCGACCAGCCGGGCCTCGAGGACAGCCTGCGCTTCGCGCATCGGCATCGGGAGATCCTCTCTCGCTTCGGCCGCTATCCCCATCGCAACGCCATGCTGGGACGCCCTTCCACGCCGGAGGAGCTGGCCTTCCTGGAACGTCCGGGGTCTTCCTTCTGA
- a CDS encoding universal stress protein, translating to MFQSILVPIDGSEHSRLALCVACKLARQEDGQLVLLHVPEALEHEPLLVWGLGAVPMEATLEKRETVGRELLDKASEEAQALGVKDVETVIGKGNPALNILDQARQRGVDAIVMGSRGLGDFKGLVVGSVSHKVSHGAECRVITIH from the coding sequence ATGTTCCAGTCCATCCTCGTCCCCATCGACGGCTCGGAACACTCGCGCCTGGCCCTCTGTGTGGCCTGCAAGCTGGCCCGCCAGGAAGACGGCCAACTCGTCCTGCTGCACGTTCCCGAGGCCCTGGAGCACGAACCCCTGCTGGTGTGGGGGCTCGGCGCGGTGCCCATGGAGGCTACCCTCGAGAAGCGCGAGACGGTCGGCCGGGAGCTGCTCGACAAGGCCAGCGAGGAGGCCCAGGCGCTGGGCGTCAAGGACGTCGAGACGGTGATCGGCAAGGGCAATCCCGCCCTGAACATCCTCGATCAGGCCAGGCAGCGCGGGGTGGATGCCATCGTCATGGGCAGCCGCGGGCTCGGCGACTTCAAGGGCCTGGTGGTGGGCAGCGTCTCCCACAAGGTCAGCCATGGCGCCGAGTGCCGCGTGATCACCATCCACTGA
- a CDS encoding solute:sodium symporter family transporter: protein MHALTLASFLFFTGLVAFITWRITRRDDHTSTGGMFLAGRSLTFPLIAGSLLMTNLSTEQMVGLNGSAFSDGLSVMAWEVVAVIALVALALFFLPRFLRSGIATLPQLLEIRFDRGTQLICNVIFLIAYAVILLPIILYSGAMGLQGMLDLHGLTGIQSDTALLWLTVWVVGLIGAVYALFGGLRTVAVSDTLNGVGLLTGGFVIVYFGLQAISDGNGVIAGWEILKATNPDKLDSIGRADQQVPFFTLFTGVFLINVFYWTTNQQIIQRTFAARTLAEGQKGVLLTGFFKLLGPLYLVLPGIIAYHLYADQGVVADEAYGHLVFNVLPAPLTGFFAAVMVGAILSSFNSALNSTTTLFSLGLYKAVLNKEASDAQVVRSSKVFGWIMAIAAMTIAPLLAGQESLFSYLQKMNAIYFIPILAVVVVGLLTRRVPPMAAKIALIGGCLLIFAGYFIPPFDKLPVVMHEFHFVALVFALLVAVMLIIGRLRPRETPWVHEDSGAVDLTPWKGAVPAGIVLLILVVAIYVAFAG, encoded by the coding sequence ATGCATGCCCTGACCCTCGCTTCCTTCCTGTTCTTCACGGGACTGGTCGCCTTCATTACCTGGCGCATCACCCGCCGCGACGATCACACCAGCACCGGCGGCATGTTCCTCGCCGGACGCAGCCTGACCTTCCCCTTGATCGCCGGCTCCCTGCTGATGACCAACCTCTCCACCGAGCAGATGGTGGGGCTCAACGGCTCGGCCTTCAGCGACGGCCTGAGCGTGATGGCCTGGGAGGTGGTGGCGGTCATCGCCCTGGTGGCGCTGGCGCTGTTCTTCCTGCCGCGCTTCTTGCGGAGCGGTATCGCCACCCTGCCGCAACTGCTGGAGATCCGCTTCGACAGGGGCACCCAGCTGATCTGCAACGTGATCTTCCTGATCGCCTATGCGGTGATCCTGCTGCCGATCATCCTCTATTCCGGCGCCATGGGCCTGCAGGGCATGCTCGACCTGCACGGCCTGACCGGCATCCAGTCCGATACCGCCCTGCTGTGGCTCACGGTCTGGGTCGTCGGCCTCATCGGCGCGGTCTACGCCCTGTTCGGCGGCCTGCGCACCGTGGCCGTCTCCGACACCCTGAACGGCGTGGGCCTGCTGACCGGCGGCTTCGTGATCGTCTACTTCGGCCTCCAGGCGATCAGCGACGGCAACGGCGTCATCGCCGGCTGGGAAATCCTCAAGGCAACCAACCCCGACAAGCTCGACTCCATCGGCCGGGCCGACCAGCAGGTGCCCTTCTTCACCCTGTTCACCGGCGTCTTCCTGATCAACGTCTTCTACTGGACCACCAACCAGCAGATCATCCAGCGGACCTTCGCCGCCAGGACCCTGGCCGAGGGCCAGAAGGGCGTGCTGCTGACCGGCTTCTTCAAGCTGCTCGGGCCGCTGTACCTGGTGCTGCCCGGCATCATCGCCTACCACCTCTATGCGGATCAGGGCGTCGTGGCCGACGAGGCCTACGGCCACCTGGTGTTCAACGTGCTGCCCGCGCCGCTCACCGGCTTCTTCGCCGCGGTGATGGTCGGCGCCATCCTCTCGTCGTTCAACTCGGCCCTGAACTCCACCACCACCCTGTTCAGCCTGGGGCTCTACAAGGCCGTGCTCAACAAGGAGGCCAGCGACGCGCAGGTGGTGCGCTCGAGCAAGGTCTTCGGCTGGATCATGGCGATCGCGGCCATGACCATCGCCCCGCTGCTGGCGGGCCAGGAGAGCCTGTTCAGCTACCTGCAGAAGATGAACGCCATCTACTTCATCCCCATCCTCGCCGTGGTGGTGGTGGGCCTGCTGACCCGCCGCGTCCCGCCCATGGCGGCCAAGATCGCGCTGATCGGCGGCTGTCTGTTGATCTTCGCCGGCTACTTCATCCCGCCCTTCGACAAGCTGCCGGTGGTGATGCACGAGTTCCACTTCGTGGCCCTGGTGTTCGCGCTGCTGGTGGCGGTGATGCTGATCATCGGCAGACTGCGTCCCCGCGAGACCCCCTGGGTGCACGAGGACAGCGGCGCGGTCGACCTGACGCCCTGGAAGGGCGCGGTGCCGGCCGGCATCGTGCTGCTGATCCTGGTGGTCGCGATCTACGTCGCCTTCGCCGGCTGA
- a CDS encoding TIGR01620 family protein, producing MTAPRDTDPRPGRRFTLEDRPAPEPPAPGQAFAPDHDSRPLSVTDAPAGQAEQAMSESLAAPRRRRWGLLALLVAGLGLGTAELVLSLPTTLAADDWLGLGWSLVGLGAIGVGAGALGRELWRLRRLRRHERLREALAALPEASPRQAMATAQALRRRLSLDDDHPHWRGFLAAREAHHDGGDIQVLLAHHLLAPRDREARRLISRMSGETAVMVAVSPLTLVDMALVAWRHLALIDRLCRLYGLELGYAARLRLLRQVLRDMAFAGASEMAGEAGMELLSLNLAGRLSTRAGQGLGVGLLGARLGLRAQRLTRPLAFAEADRPRLADLRRELWGRLRRLETPPERSGA from the coding sequence ATGACCGCGCCCCGCGACACCGACCCCCGCCCCGGTCGACGCTTCACCCTGGAGGACCGCCCGGCGCCCGAACCCCCGGCCCCCGGCCAGGCCTTCGCCCCGGATCACGACAGCCGTCCCCTGAGCGTGACAGACGCGCCGGCGGGCCAGGCCGAACAGGCCATGAGCGAGAGTCTGGCCGCCCCCCGGCGTCGTCGCTGGGGCCTGCTGGCGCTGCTGGTCGCGGGGCTCGGCCTCGGCACGGCGGAGCTGGTCCTGTCCCTGCCGACGACACTGGCCGCGGATGACTGGCTGGGGCTCGGCTGGAGCCTGGTAGGCCTGGGAGCCATCGGCGTCGGGGCCGGCGCCCTGGGACGGGAGTTGTGGCGACTGCGCCGGCTTCGCCGGCACGAGCGACTGCGCGAGGCCCTGGCCGCCCTGCCCGAGGCCTCCCCGCGCCAGGCCATGGCCACGGCACAGGCCCTGCGCCGGCGCCTGTCCCTGGACGACGACCATCCCCACTGGCGGGGGTTTCTCGCGGCCCGGGAGGCCCATCATGACGGCGGCGACATCCAGGTCCTGCTGGCCCATCACCTGCTCGCGCCCCGGGACCGCGAGGCCCGCCGGCTGATCTCGCGGATGAGCGGCGAGACGGCGGTGATGGTGGCGGTCAGCCCGCTGACCCTGGTGGACATGGCGCTGGTGGCCTGGCGCCACCTGGCGCTCATCGACCGGCTCTGCCGGCTCTACGGGCTCGAGCTGGGCTATGCGGCACGCCTTCGCCTGTTGCGCCAGGTGCTGCGCGACATGGCCTTCGCCGGGGCCAGCGAGATGGCCGGCGAGGCGGGCATGGAGCTGCTGTCACTGAACCTGGCCGGCCGGCTGTCGACCCGGGCCGGCCAGGGGCTGGGGGTCGGCCTGCTCGGAGCCCGGCTGGGCCTGCGGGCCCAGCGGCTGACCCGCCCCCTGGCCTTCGCCGAGGCGGACCGGCCGCGGCTCGCCGACCTGCGCCGGGAGCTGTGGGGCCGGCTGCGCCGCCTCGAGACCCCGCCGGAGCGGTCCGGAGCTTGA
- a CDS encoding MFS transporter, with the protein MPLAVSLLSLCQALLISGNILLIAVSPLIGAALAPAPAWSTAPVATQWLGLMCATIPASLIMARLGRRRGFMLGNLLGLAGVGLAVQALSGERFLLFLVATWLIGIGIGFGQLYRFAAVEAAPASLRDRAIGLVMGGGVLAAFFGPWLARHSRELAEVPFLGSFLGLGGLYLLALVVLSLIRLPPPERTHGGGEARPLGEILRQPTFIVAVTAALIGYGVMNLAMTATPLAMSAAGLAFDHVATTIQWHVVAMFLPSFVTGRLTARFGPGRMILAGCALLVASALVAHLEAGLGGFHAGLILLGLGWNFTFLPATGLLTEAYRPAEKARTQAANEFLVFTTVTLTALLAGPLVTALGWGRLNAMLLPLCLLPVLALAWRHLVMRRQGPQITPH; encoded by the coding sequence ATGCCCCTCGCCGTGTCCCTGCTGTCGCTGTGCCAGGCCCTGCTGATCAGCGGCAACATCCTGCTGATCGCCGTATCGCCGCTGATCGGCGCCGCCCTGGCGCCCGCTCCCGCCTGGTCCACCGCGCCGGTGGCGACCCAGTGGCTGGGCCTGATGTGCGCCACCATCCCGGCCTCGCTGATCATGGCCCGACTGGGCCGGCGCCGCGGCTTCATGCTCGGCAACCTGCTGGGGCTGGCCGGGGTGGGCCTGGCGGTACAGGCCCTGAGCGGCGAACGCTTCCTGCTCTTCCTGGTGGCCACCTGGCTGATCGGCATCGGCATCGGCTTCGGTCAGCTCTACCGCTTCGCGGCGGTGGAGGCGGCGCCGGCCAGCCTGCGCGACCGCGCCATCGGCCTGGTGATGGGCGGCGGGGTGCTGGCCGCCTTCTTCGGCCCCTGGCTGGCCCGGCACAGCCGGGAACTGGCCGAGGTCCCCTTCCTGGGCAGCTTCCTGGGGCTCGGCGGCCTCTACCTGCTGGCCCTGGTCGTGCTGTCGCTGATCCGCCTGCCCCCGCCGGAGCGCACCCATGGCGGGGGCGAAGCCCGGCCCCTCGGCGAGATCCTGCGCCAGCCGACCTTCATCGTCGCGGTGACGGCGGCGCTGATCGGCTACGGGGTGATGAACCTGGCGATGACCGCCACGCCCCTGGCGATGTCCGCGGCGGGCCTGGCCTTCGATCATGTGGCCACCACCATCCAGTGGCACGTGGTGGCGATGTTCCTGCCCTCCTTCGTCACCGGTCGGCTCACCGCCCGCTTCGGCCCCGGCCGCATGATCCTCGCCGGCTGCGCCCTGCTCGTCGCCAGCGCCCTGGTGGCCCACCTCGAGGCCGGCCTCGGGGGCTTCCATGCCGGCCTGATCCTGCTCGGCCTGGGCTGGAACTTCACCTTCCTGCCGGCCACCGGGCTGCTCACCGAGGCCTATCGCCCCGCCGAGAAGGCGCGCACCCAGGCCGCCAACGAGTTCCTGGTCTTCACCACCGTGACCCTGACCGCCCTGCTCGCCGGCCCGCTCGTCACCGCGCTGGGCTGGGGCCGCCTGAACGCAATGTTGCTGCCGCTGTGCCTGCTGCCGGTCCTGGCCCTGGCCTGGCGGCACCTTGTGATGCGCCGCCAGGGCCCCCAGATCACCCCCCACTGA
- a CDS encoding GlsB/YeaQ/YmgE family stress response membrane protein, translated as MGIIAWLIIGGLAGWIAGHIMRGGGFGLLGNIGVGVVGAVVGGGLFSLLGLQAGGFIGSLVTAVVGAVVLLWVIAKVKKA; from the coding sequence ATGGGCATCATCGCCTGGTTGATCATCGGCGGCCTGGCAGGCTGGATCGCCGGCCATATCATGCGCGGCGGCGGCTTCGGCCTGCTGGGCAATATCGGGGTGGGGGTCGTCGGCGCAGTGGTCGGCGGTGGCCTCTTCAGCCTCCTCGGCCTCCAGGCCGGGGGCTTCATCGGCTCGCTGGTCACCGCCGTGGTGGGGGCCGTGGTGCTGCTCTGGGTGATCGCCAAGGTCAAGAAGGCCTGA